One window of the Choloepus didactylus isolate mChoDid1 chromosome 23 unlocalized genomic scaffold, mChoDid1.pri SUPER_23_unloc1, whole genome shotgun sequence genome contains the following:
- the CCDC116 gene encoding coiled-coil domain-containing protein 116: protein MRGGRRGGRAGTPRPRPQNPGPDQARTQAQAMAGAPPGTQPPGDPAPTALDAHRPQALRGQETRDAEEAAGERQNPRKPRRGGGACPHAPLARCRHHSGYLADDEAGHTAHMARPPKKPLFPEMGPASKRGYVPHPPLLDSPGGNPRRHRPRGPQPFGNFLDFLTEGQVLDSLQTVVEEATERVAAMKTKGGVPLVEVQDPVEEPSRQRARVRPSLSTVHRHCVRPGLCTGHPNNYPSRSSSASDCRSSLSAGCPGDLGARGSGPLPPMRDRLLLEKNLKRLLKLERKGKGLSQSYSQRGSLPWDSLGSPASGQWTPEQPLSWFSGLLGSSSGSPEASELGPTERELIFLKRELNKEMQSWLSRPELFALPGYCALREPHLTLDFLAKHRLFPTLQQVVSQAVGKLSAARRRDGCPLFPMATATAAATTAVDADPLPDPELLDCPPKRNPAREEPYEPLPTTTSSPKTAERRSTKTKGRGKFKEGGSTIADTQVATRFRLKSPHFRFLRKKQLPSISSKSEASHPSDPWYKELVDYLIEQAVSLLIYKYKFEKNLSRQLGFISFPVTEALMDLLLGFKKVKGSHISLSSQIDWTCLLRKLEEAEWARRNSQQHGLQRSTEPTSLLPEPTTETDRDEATETNITVDPESPDQQLLALQEPTDGGEEEDNSYDKERVGSVDPKLSVTSSTSLGSIPHKSKEAANIQDTETSDNLEDSYSLGDEGTSQGLPEATVESVSMASTEVGHGEPP, encoded by the exons ATGCGCGGTGGGCGGCGAGGGGGGCGGGCCGGGACCCCCAGACCCAGGCCCCAGAACCCAGGCCCAGACCAGGCCCGGACCCAGGCCCAAGCGATGGCCGGAGCCCCGCCTGGGACCCAGCCTCCAGGGGACCCAGCCCCGACGGCTCTGGACGCGCACAGGCCGCAGGCGCTCCGGGGCCAGGAGACGCGGGATGC AGAGGAGGCGGCGGGTGAGCGGCAGAACCCTAGAAAGCCCAGGCGGGGCGGCGGGGCCTGCCCCCATGCACCACTGGCCAGGTGTCGCCACCACtcgggatacttggctgatgacgAGGCTGGCCACACCGCGCACATGGCCCGG CCACCCAAAAAGCCACTGTTCCCGGAAATGGGGCCGGCCTCCAAGCGGGGCTACGTGCCCCACCCACCGCTGCTGGACAGTCCAGGGGGCAACCCCCGTCGCCACCGCCCGCGGGGCCCCCAGCCCTTTGGCAACTTCCTGGATTTCCTGACCGAGGGCCAGGTGTTGGACAGCCTGCAGACGGTGGTGGAGGAGGCCACCGAGCGCGTGGCCGCCATGAAGACGAAAGGCGGGGTGCCCCTGGTGGAGGTGCAGGACCCGGTGGAGGAGCCGAGCCGGCAGCGGGCCCGGGTGCGCCCCAGCCTCAGTACGGTGCACCGGCACTGTGTCCGGCCAGGCCTCTGCACCGGGCACCCCAACAACTACCCGTCCCGCTCCAGCTCGGCGTCTGACTGTCGAAGCAGCCTCTCCGCCGGCTGCCCAGGAGACCTGGGTGCCCGCGGCTCTGGCCCGCTGCCACCCATGAGGGACCGGCTCCTGCTGGAGAAGAACCTCAAGCGGCTGCTGAAGCTGGAGAGAAAAGGG AAAGGTCTCAGCCAGTCCTACTCACAGAGAGGCTCCCTGCCCTGGGACTCACTGGGCAGCCCGGCTAGCGGCCAGTGGACCCCGGAGCAGCCCCTGTCCTGGTTCTCGGGGCTGCTGGGCTCCAGCTCGGGCTCGCCCGAGGCGTCAGAGCTGGGCCCTACTGAGCGTGAGCTCATCTTCCTCAAGCGTGAGCTCAACAAGGAGATGCAGTCGTGGCTGAGCCGCCCGGAGCTCTTCGCCTTGCCCGGCTACTGCGCCCTCCGCGAGCCACATCTCACGCTGGACTTCTTGGCCAAGCACCGTCTCTTCCCCACCCTGCAGCAGGTGGTCAGCCAGGCTGTGGGCAAGCTCAGCGCCGCCCGCCGCCGCGACGGCTGTCCCCTCTTCCCAATGGCcaccgccaccgccgccgccaccACTGCGGTGGACGCGGATCCACTGCCCGACCCAGAGCTCCTCGACTGCCCACCCAAGAGGAACCCTGCCCGGGAAGAGCCTTACGAGCCGCTCCCCACCACGACCTCCAGCCCCAAGACAGCTGAGAGAAGGAGCACCAAGACAAAAGGACGGGGCAAATTCAAGGAAGGGGGCTCCACTATAGCGGACACCCAGGTGGCTACCAGATTCAGGCTGAAG AGCCCCCATTTCAGGTTCCTGAGGAAGAAGCAACTGCCCTCCATCTCATCCAAGTCGGAGGCGTCCCACCCCTCTGACCCCTGGTACAAGGAGCTGGTCGACTATCTGATCGAGCAGGCCGTCTCCCTGCTCATCTACAAGTACAAGTTCGAGAAGAACCTCTCCAGGCAGCTCGGCTTCATCTCCTTCCCTGTCACCGAAGCGCTCATGGACCTCCTCCTGGGCTTCAAGAAGGTGAAGGGCTCCCATATCAGCCTGTCCTCGCAGATCGACTGGACCTGCCTGCTGCGCAAGCTGGAGGAGGCCGAGTGGGCCCGGCGCAACTCTCAGCAACACGGCTTGCAGCGCAGCACGGAGCCCACCTCCTTGCTGCCTGAGCCGACCACCGAAACTGACCGGGACGAGGCCACGGAGACCAACATTACCGTCGATCCAGAGTCACCTGACCAGCAGCTGCTGGCCCTCCAGGAGCCCACGgatggtggggaggaggaggacaaCAGCTACGATAAGGAGCGTGTGGGCTCAGTGGACCCCAAGCTCTCCGTGACCTCGAGCACCAGCCTTGGCTCCATTCCCCACAAGTCCAAGGAAGCGGCGAACATCCAGGATACCGAGACCAGTGACAACCTCGAGGACAGTTACTCCTTGGGGGATGAGGGCACATCCCAAGGGCTCCCTGAGGCCACGGTGGAGTCCGTGTCCATGGCCTCCACAGAAGTGGGTCACGGGGAGCCCCCCTGA
- the YDJC gene encoding LOW QUALITY PROTEIN: carbohydrate deacetylase (The sequence of the model RefSeq protein was modified relative to this genomic sequence to represent the inferred CDS: deleted 1 base in 1 codon): MAGARVRLVVTADDFGYCPRRDEGIVEAFLAGTVTSVSLLVNGATAESAAELARRQRAFPRVLHANLSEGRPCGVTLAPGASSLLSPEGFFLGKMGFREAVAAGVVAMAQVREELEAQLSRFRELMGRKPTHVDGHQHVHVLPGVCQVFAETLQASGVSFTRLPLERGVGGCAWLEAAARAFACSVERDARAAVGPFSRHGLRWTDAFVGLSTCGRHMSPRRVSRALARALEGVPLGHALTAELMAHPGYPSEPPAGGCGEGPDAFSCSWERLHELRVLTAPTLRARLAQDGVQLCALDELAIKRPEEWAPLPLESSPP, translated from the exons ATGGCTGGCGCGCGCGTGCGGCTGGTGGTCACCGCCGATGACTTTGGCTACTGCCCGCGGCGCGATGAGGGCATCGTGGAGGCCTTCCTGGCCGGGACCGTGACCAGCGTGTCCCTGCTGGTCAACGGCGCCACCGCGGAGAGCGCGGCCGAGCTGGCCCGCAG GCAGCGTGCATTCCCACGGGTCCTCCACGCCAACCTGTCGGAGGGCCGCCCCTGTGGT GTCACGCTCGCCCCGGGCGCGTCGTCGCTGCTCAGCCCCGAGGGCTTCTTCCTCGGCAAGATGGGGTTCCGGGAGGCGGTGGCGGCCGGAGTTGTAGCCATGGCCCAG GTGCGGGAAGAGCTGGAGGCGCAGCTGAGCCGCTTCCGAGAGCTGATGGGCCGGAAGCCCACCCACGTGGACGGGCACCAGCACGTGCACGTGCTCCCAG GTGTGTGCCAGGTGTTCGCCGAGACGCTGCAGGCCTCCGGGGTGAGCTTCACGCGGCTGCCGCTGGAGCGCGGCGTGGGGGGCTGCGCGTGGCTGGAGGCCGCGGCGCGCGCCTTCGCCTGCTCCGTGGAGCGCGACGCCCGGGCCGCCGTGGGCCCCTTCTCCCGCCACGGCCTGCG GTGGACCGACGCCTTCGTGGGCCTGAGCACCTGCGGCCGCCACATGTCCCCGCGCCGCGTGTCCAGGGCGCTGGCGCGGGCCCTGGAGGGCGTCCCCTTGGGCCACGCGCTGACGGCCGAGCTGATGGCGCACCCTGGCTACCCCAGCGAGCCGCCGGCCGGGGGCTGCGGCGAGGGCCCCGATGCCTTCTCCTGCTCCTGGGAGCGGCTGCACGAGCTGCGCGTCCTCACGGCGCCCACGCTGCGGGCGCGGCTGGCCCAGGACGGCGTGCAGCTCTGCGCCCTCGACGAGCTGGCCATCAAGAGGCCCGAGGAGTGGGCCCCTTTGCCCCTGGAGAGCTCCCCGCCTTGA